In Rutidosis leptorrhynchoides isolate AG116_Rl617_1_P2 chromosome 2, CSIRO_AGI_Rlap_v1, whole genome shotgun sequence, one genomic interval encodes:
- the LOC139889496 gene encoding uncharacterized protein yields the protein MAERDTRGVDSYYQPGEYEDHSPIVYPAPNADNNRRFEVRPELISILPNYRGMATEEPYEHITEFNEICATNQVNGFTDEEVCLRLFPYSLKDKAKRWFLSLPARSITTWAMMKKKFLEEFYPISKTSDMRMQIKSFRQLPGELFHEAYERLKELLRSCPHHEIPKWELVKVFYDGLDSQNKQFLLAASGGVFMTRSSEDEWAFFEQLSKGSKTQASVARQTHNPSHVNHVSNSGGSTRNLEKELDEIKMLPPMFNNPNQGGSVNFVQVQDVCSICGDASHYANGCKQGITLGIEEQVNEIQGRKYDPYSNTYNQGWRNHPNFSSDNNQFQRQNQNLSQNNQLNQSSSTNARMESFIEEMKKTLEIQNKSIEALGKQIGQVAEKKATRESDTIPSYTLLNPNHESQGRGHEVNVVGTLRSGKTYDNKVKMFKKSEIKYGPGKSPILNDLSNDANEVPVDFGVGLNVEKPVVEKFEKMDMTNTIPFPGALESPNQFPYGKKGPKTDDMWETFKQVKLTEKVSAVISGSLPPKFKDPGTPLISVTVGNVNVKKALLDLGASINILPSSFVDRYELGTLKQTDIIIQLADRSMRTPRGMLENVIVKVEDFYYPVDFIVMDIETTFRETQPTIILGRPFLATIDALINCRTGVMDISFGNKRSRINIFNSLHTPNVQDCFVLDTNHEQVQKYAPDVKEKEDVRKFSEEGMTSEFMESQIRTNAEILMSQQESIQNLERELKNLSQILETKLSSSISTTCSLPIKETVMAVSTFVGVDEKVSKCEENEHLVTPKMIRPY from the exons ATGGCGGAAAGAGACACACGTGGGGTGGATTCGTACTACCAACCGGGTGAGTATGAGGATCATTCACCAATTGTTTATCCCGCTCCGAATGCGGATAACAACAGAAGATTTGAGGTTCGCCCTGAATTGATTTCTATTTTGCCAAACTACCGAGGTATGGCAACGGAAGAACCTTATGAGCATATCACCGAGTTTAATGAGATTTGTGCTACAAATCAGGTAAACGGGTTCACGGATGAAGAGGTATGCCTTCGCCTATTTCCTTATTCTTTAAAAGATAAAGCAAAGCGTTGGTTTTTGTCCTTACCCGCCCGGAGTATCACTACTTGGGCGATGATGAAAAAGAAATTCCTTGAGGAATTCTACCCAATAAGTAAAACTTCGGATATGCGTAtgcaaataaaatcttttaggcAATTGCCGGGTGAACTTTTTCATGAAGCGTACGAACGTCTGAAGGAATTACTTCGATCTTGTCCTCACCATGAAATACCGAAATGGGAACTTGTCAAAGTTTTTTATGATGGCCTTGACTCACAAAATAAACAATTCCTATTAGCGGCTAGTGGCGGTGTGTTTATGACTCGAAGTAGTGAGGATGAATGGGCATTTTTCGAGCAATTgagcaagggttcaaaaacccaagcttcggttGCACGGCAAACTCACAATCCTTCCCATGTTAACCACGTGTCTAACTCGGGAGGGTCGACTAGGAATTTAGAAAAGGAATTAGATGAGATAAAGATGTTGCCTCCAATGTTTAACAACCCGAACCAGGGTGGTAGTGTTAATTTTGTGCAGGTTCAGGATGTGTGCTCGATATGTGGTGATGCTTCTCATTATGCAAACGGTTGCAAACAGGGAATAACATTAGGGATAGAAGAGCAAGTGAACGAGATTCAAGGGCGTAAATATGATCCATATTCCAACACCTACAACCAAGGATGGAGAAATCATCCAAACTTTAGCTCGGACAACAACCAATTCCAAAGGCAAAATCAAAACTTGTCTCAAAATAATCAACTAAATCAATCCTCAAGCACAAATGCTAGGATGGAGTCATTTATAGAAGAGATGAAGAAGACTTTGGAAATTCAAAATAAGTCAATTGAGGCATTGGGTAAGcaaattggtcaagtggcggagaaaaaggcaacacgagaATCGGATACAATTCCAAGTTATACATTGCTAAACCCGAATCATGAATCACAAGGAAGAGGACATGAAGTGAACGTGGTGGGCACTTTAAGGAGTGGAAAGACATATGATAACAAGGTAAAAATGTTCAAGAAATCAGAAATCAAGTATGGTCCAGGTAAGTCTCCTATTTTAAATGATCTGAGTAATGATGCTAATGAGGTTCCCGTGGATTTTGGGGTTGGGTTAAATGTggaaaaaccggtagttgaaaagtttgAGAAAATGGATATGACTAATACTATTCCATTCCCCGGGGCTTTGGAGTCCCCaaaccaattcccttatgggaaaaagggaccaAAAACAGATGATATGTGGGAAACGTTTAAACAA gtaaaattaactgaaaaagtgagTGCGGTCATTTCTGGTTCACTTCCACCGAAGTTTAAGGACCCGGGGACACCATTAATTTCGGTTACGGTGGGTAATGTTAATGTCAAAAAGGCTTTAttggatttgggggctagtattaaCATACTTCCATCAAGTTTTGTTGACCGATACGAGTTGGGAACTTTAAAACAAACTGATATTATCATCCAACTTGCGGATCGGTCAATGAGAACTCCAAGGGGTATGTTGGAAAATGTGATTGTGAAAGTTGAGGACTTTTATTACCCCGTAGATTTTATAGTCATGGACATTGAGACCACTTTTAGGGAGACCCAACCGACGATCATTCTTGGTCGTCCATTTTTGGCTACAATTGATGCTCTTATCAATTGTAGAACCGGGGTTATGGACATTTCTTTTGGTAATAAGAGATCAaggattaatatttttaattcattacatacaccAAATGTCCAGGATTGTTTTGTGTTGGATACTAACCATGAACAGGTTCAAAAGTATGCACCGGATGTGAAAGAGAAAGAGGATGTAAGGAAATTTAGTGAAGAGGGTATGACGAGTGAATTCATGGAGTCTCAAATAAGAACTAATGCAGAAATTTTGATGAGTCAACAAGAGTCGATCCAAAATCTTGAGCGCGAGTTGAAAAATCTGAGTCAAATTCTTGAAACTAAGTTGAGTTCGTCTATTAGCACCACTTGTTCATTACCGATAAAAGAAACCGTGATGGCAGTATCCACATTTGTTGGGGTagatgaaaaagtttctaaatgtGAAGAGAATGAACATTTGGTAACCCCGAAAATGATTAGACCCTACTGA